CTTCACCACGTCGAGGCCGCTGCGCACGCCGCCGTCGGCCAGCACCTCCACCTGGTCGCCCACGGCCTCGGCCACGCCCGGCAGGGCCGCCGCGCCCGAGGGCACGGCGTCGAGCTGGCGGCCGCCGTGGTTCGACACCACCAGGCCGTCGACGCCGGCGTCGACCGCCCGGCGGGCGTCCTCGGGGTCGAGCACGCCCTTCACCAGCAGCTTCCCGTCCCAGTGCTCGCGCACCCAGGCGATGTCGTCCCAGGTGACGCTGGGGTCGAACTGGGAGTCGACCCAGTCGCGGAAGGCGTCCGGCGTGCTGGCACCGGGGACCGCCTTCTCCAGGTTGCCGAAGGTCAGGGGCTTGCCGCCCACGGCCACGTCGCGCACCCACCGGGGGTGGGAGACGAGGTCGAGGCCACGCCGGGCCTTGGCCCAGGCCGACACCTCGCCCACCATGGCGTTGCGCGTGTCGCGGTGGCGGGCGCCGACCACGGCCAGGTCGACGGTCAGCACCAGCACCGGGCTGCCCACCGCCGCGGCCCGGGCCATGAGGTCCTCGGCGTAGGCCCGGTCGCGCATCACGTAGAGCTGGAACCACGGGGGCCGGGTGGTGGCCTCGGCCACCTCCTCCACCGAGCAGATCGACACCGTGGACTCCACGAAGGGGACCCCGGCCGCCTCGGCGGCGCGCGCCGCGGCCACCTCGGCGCGGGTCGCGAACATCCCGCCCAGCCCGACCGGGCCGAGGATCACCGGTAGGGCCAGGGGCTGGCCCAGCACCTCGGTGGCCTGGCGGCGCTCGGACACGTCGCGCAGCACCCGCTGGCGCAGCTGGACGGCCTCGAGGTCATCGACGTTGGCGGCCATGGTGGCCTCGCTGTAGGCGCCGCCGTCGATGTAGTCGAAGAGCTGGCGGGGCAGGCGCCGCCGGGCCAGCTCGCGGTAGTCGGACGGGGTGGCCGGGGCCAGGCCCAGGTGCCGGTCGGAGGAGAGCCGCATGGCGGCGACCGTAGGCGCGGCGGGCCGGCGCCGTGGCGCTCAGGCCTTGCGGGTGACCTCGACGCTCACGTCGAGGGTGTCGCCCTCGCCGGAGCCGGCGTAGAGCCCGCGGAAGGGGGCCACGTCGTGGTAGTCGCGCCCGGCGGCCACCCGCACGTGGCGCTCGTGCACGGGCACCAGGCTGGTGGGGTCGAGGGGCCAGACCCGGCCCGTCCAGGCCGCGACCCAGGCGTGGCTCTCGCCCACGACGGTCTCCTCGATCTCGGGGTCGACGGTCGGGTGCAGGTAGCCGGACACGTACCAGGACGGGATGCCCATGGACCGCAGGAGGGCGAGGGAGAGGTGGGCGAAGTCCTGGCACACGCCCCGCCGGGCGGTGAGCACCTCCGAGGCGGTGGTGGTGATGCCGGTGAAGCCCTGCTCGAAGACGTGGGTGTCGTGCACCCAGCCGGCGACGGCCTCGGCCGCCTCGGCCGGGGTGGCCGAGCGGGCCCGGATCTCGGCTGCGGCGGCGGCGATGTCCTCGTGGTCCATGTCGACGACGCCGGTGGGCACGAGCAGCTCGTGGAAGCGGTCCTCGACCTCGGGGCTGGCCAGGTCGTCCCAGGTGGCGTCGCCGGGCCCGACCTCGACCATGCCCGCCTCGACCACGGCCCGGGCCACGACGGTGAGCTCGGAGTGCGGGCCCTGGATGTCGAAGTGGTGGACCATGGTCCCCCAGTAGTCGACGTGGTGGCCGATGCGGGCGGCCGGTGAGACGTCGAGGTCCCACGACAGGACCGTCTGGCGGCGGTCGCTGCGGGGCTCGAGGCGGGCCTCGTTGTAGGAGGCGGTCGCCGGGGTGCCGTACCGGTACGACGTGGTGTGGGTGAGCGCCATGCGGATGGTCACGCCCCCACCCCCTGGATGTCGGAGGCCCACTCGATGAGGTCGGCCCGGCGGAAGTAGCGGCCCCGCACCAGCTCGTCGACCTCCTGGCAGGCGCGCTGGAGGCCCTCCACCACCTCGTCGGCCCGGGCCACCAGGTCGGGGGCCGAGGCGTAGGTCAGCTCCGAGCGGGCCCGGCCCACCACCCGCACCGAGCGACCGGGGGAGCCGTTGGCCACCGCGATCTCGGCCAGGCAGTTCTCGGCCCGGCGCAGGGCGAAGACCACCGAGCGGGGCAGGTCCTCGGACTGGAGGAGGAAGGCGAGGGCCCGTTCCCGGGTGACCTCGCCGCCGTGGGTGCGGAGGAAGGCGTCGTTGGCGCCGCACGACTCGAGCACGCTGGTCCAGCGGGAGGCGTCGTCGTCGGTCGTGACCGCGGCGAGGAGCCGGGCCGTCATGTCGACGCGCTCCAGGCACCGCCCGGCGGTGAGGAAGCGCCAGCCGTCGTCGTGGAGGACCACGCTGTCGATGAGCCCGCCGAGCAGGGCCACCCGCTCCCCCACCCAGCGGAAGAACAGGTTGGGCCCGAGGGCGCGGGCCGCCCGCACCTGGGCGTCGAGGTCGTGGTGCGTGCGGTTGATCGCCTCCCACACGTCGGTGGCGAGCGTCTCGCGGAGGCCCCGGGCGTTCTCCCGGGCCAGGCGGAGGGACCCGGCGACCGAGCTGGGGTTGTCCTGGTCGTAGGCGAGCAGCTCGGTGGCCCGCCACAGGTCGACGTCGCTCACCTCGGCGCTGCCGGCCAGCCCCATGGCCGCGATGAGCGTCGAGCCCATGCGCTCGTCGGTCGCGTCGGCCAGCATGCGGTGCACGTGCACGTCGAGGAGCCGGGCGGTGTCGTCGGCCCGCTCCACGTAGCGGCCCATCCAGTAGAGGGACTCGGCGATCCGGCTCAGCACGGGCCACCCCCGGAGCTGTCACCGGGCCACGGCGGGCCCTCCTGCTGCTGCTGGAGCTGCTGCTGGTGGAGGCGCTCGTGCTCGTCGGCGGGGCCGAACTGGAGCGGCACCGGGGCGGTGTCGTGGCGCTCGGGCTCCACCGCCGGGGCCGGGGGCGGCGGCGGTGCGGGCGCCGGCGGCCGGGCCGGCTCGAGCACCCAGGTGTCCTTCGACCCGCCGCCCTGGCTCGAGTTCACGACCAGGCTGCCCTCGGGGAG
Above is a window of Iamia majanohamensis DNA encoding:
- a CDS encoding L-lactate dehydrogenase, whose product is MAPATPSDYRELARRRLPRQLFDYIDGGAYSEATMAANVDDLEAVQLRQRVLRDVSERRQATEVLGQPLALPVILGPVGLGGMFATRAEVAAARAAEAAGVPFVESTVSICSVEEVAEATTRPPWFQLYVMRDRAYAEDLMARAAAVGSPVLVLTVDLAVVGARHRDTRNAMVGEVSAWAKARRGLDLVSHPRWVRDVAVGGKPLTFGNLEKAVPGASTPDAFRDWVDSQFDPSVTWDDIAWVREHWDGKLLVKGVLDPEDARRAVDAGVDGLVVSNHGGRQLDAVPSGAAALPGVAEAVGDQVEVLADGGVRSGLDVVKLMALGARACLLGRAWAWAVAARGEAGVAHVLEVIRADIDVALGLTGTTDVRDLTPDALLLPD
- a CDS encoding transglutaminase family protein, with protein sequence MTIRMALTHTTSYRYGTPATASYNEARLEPRSDRRQTVLSWDLDVSPAARIGHHVDYWGTMVHHFDIQGPHSELTVVARAVVEAGMVEVGPGDATWDDLASPEVEDRFHELLVPTGVVDMDHEDIAAAAAEIRARSATPAEAAEAVAGWVHDTHVFEQGFTGITTTASEVLTARRGVCQDFAHLSLALLRSMGIPSWYVSGYLHPTVDPEIEETVVGESHAWVAAWTGRVWPLDPTSLVPVHERHVRVAAGRDYHDVAPFRGLYAGSGEGDTLDVSVEVTRKA
- a CDS encoding alpha-E domain-containing protein gives rise to the protein MLSRIAESLYWMGRYVERADDTARLLDVHVHRMLADATDERMGSTLIAAMGLAGSAEVSDVDLWRATELLAYDQDNPSSVAGSLRLARENARGLRETLATDVWEAINRTHHDLDAQVRAARALGPNLFFRWVGERVALLGGLIDSVVLHDDGWRFLTAGRCLERVDMTARLLAAVTTDDDASRWTSVLESCGANDAFLRTHGGEVTRERALAFLLQSEDLPRSVVFALRRAENCLAEIAVANGSPGRSVRVVGRARSELTYASAPDLVARADEVVEGLQRACQEVDELVRGRYFRRADLIEWASDIQGVGA